In the Oncorhynchus keta strain PuntledgeMale-10-30-2019 chromosome 14, Oket_V2, whole genome shotgun sequence genome, one interval contains:
- the LOC118393702 gene encoding low choriolytic enzyme-like: protein MGDIAMPSEKNADPCTARGCLWQKYSDGNIWVPYVIANHFSSREVAIILRGLDSFAETTCIRFFQRQNERDYLSIESRSGCYSFVGRQGNAQTVSLARQGCLYHSTVQHELLHALGFNHEQTRSDRDHHIHVYWENIIDDMKYNFDKIATLNQGTPYDYNSVMQYERYAFSKNNRPTMEPIPDSNVSFGEATQMSKNDIDRLNRLYGC, encoded by the exons ATGGGAGACATTGCCATGCCCTCGGAGAAGAACGCTGACCCCTGCACCGCCCGCGGATGTCTGTGGCAAAAGTACAGTGACGGAAACATCTGGGTGCCCTACGTCATTGCCAACCACTTCT CATCTCGCGAAGTAGCCATCATTCTGCGGGGTCTTGACTCCTTCGCCGAAACCACCTGCATCCGCTTCTTCCAGCGCCAGAATGAGAGGGACTACCTCAGCATTGAGTCTCGCAGCGG ATGTTACTCCTTTGTTGGCCGTCAGGGTAATGCCCAGACTGTGTCTCTGGCCCGTCAGGGCTGCCTGTACCACAGCACCGTCCAACATGAGCTCCTCCACGCCCTGGGCTTTAACCACGAGCAGACCCGCAGCGACCGTGACCACCACATCCATGTCTACTGGGAGAACATCATTGATG ACATGAAGTATAACTTCGACAAGATTGCCACCCTGAACCAAGGAACTCCCTATGACTACAACTCTGTCATGCAGTACGAGAG GTACGCCTTCTCCAAGAACAACCGCCCCACCATGGAGCCCATCCCCGACAGCAACGTGTCTTTCGGCGAGGCCACTCAGATGAGCAAGAACGACATCGACAGGCTGAACAGGCTGTATGGCTGCT AA